From Chryseobacterium joostei, the proteins below share one genomic window:
- a CDS encoding glycogen synthase, translating into MVVYHLSTECYPVAKVGGLADVVGALPKYQNKIKGIDAKVVMPWYNKAFVYDHEFEKVFDGFIHQGSNMLQVQVMRETSNVLGFELYMVKIPGLLDRDNPYGYQDESFQFLAFQQGILHWLCAMEIKPDILHCHDYHTGLVPFMVEHCPEFEFLQGVKTIGTIHNGEYQGMMSWNMANYMPSFDAYKWGLMDWNGFINPLASMIKCSHAFTTVSEGYLEELFISFRGLESLVRQEFGKAYGIINGIDTEVWNPETDPMVDFNFNIKNAVAQKKKNKEKLCKEYGLKPELPLFAFIGRFATEKGADLLPDVVWRSIKQNYGSLNIMVLGSGNTYVENKLKEYDYTYTNFALDVGYKEHLSHKIYASADFLLMPSRVEPCGLNQMYSMRYGTVPVVRYTGGLKDTVEDISTGGAGLNFTYPGVDDIVHAMNRALEIYNQKGVMGDLIHANMNFDFSWEKSAEKYLALYNS; encoded by the coding sequence ATGGTTGTTTATCATTTAAGTACAGAATGTTATCCTGTAGCAAAAGTAGGTGGTCTGGCGGATGTAGTTGGAGCACTGCCAAAGTATCAGAATAAGATAAAAGGAATAGATGCTAAGGTGGTAATGCCTTGGTATAACAAAGCCTTTGTCTATGATCATGAATTTGAGAAGGTTTTTGACGGATTTATTCATCAGGGATCAAATATGCTGCAAGTTCAGGTCATGAGAGAAACATCCAATGTTTTGGGTTTTGAGCTTTATATGGTGAAAATTCCGGGGTTATTGGATAGGGACAACCCTTATGGCTATCAGGATGAGAGCTTTCAGTTTCTCGCTTTTCAGCAGGGAATTTTGCATTGGTTGTGTGCCATGGAAATAAAGCCGGATATCCTTCATTGTCATGATTATCACACCGGATTGGTGCCCTTTATGGTTGAGCATTGCCCTGAATTTGAATTTCTGCAAGGCGTAAAAACCATAGGAACCATTCATAATGGAGAATATCAGGGAATGATGAGCTGGAACATGGCGAACTATATGCCATCCTTTGATGCCTATAAATGGGGACTGATGGATTGGAACGGGTTCATCAATCCATTGGCAAGTATGATTAAATGTTCCCATGCCTTTACTACTGTTTCTGAAGGATATCTGGAAGAACTTTTCATAAGCTTCCGTGGACTGGAAAGTTTGGTTCGTCAGGAATTTGGAAAAGCGTATGGAATTATCAACGGGATTGACACAGAAGTATGGAACCCTGAAACAGATCCCATGGTGGATTTTAATTTTAATATAAAAAATGCAGTTGCTCAAAAGAAGAAAAATAAAGAAAAGCTGTGTAAAGAATATGGCCTGAAGCCGGAGCTTCCCTTGTTTGCTTTTATAGGAAGATTTGCTACGGAAAAAGGAGCAGACCTGCTTCCTGATGTAGTATGGAGAAGTATTAAGCAAAACTATGGATCATTGAATATCATGGTTTTAGGTTCAGGGAATACCTATGTAGAAAATAAATTAAAGGAATACGATTATACCTATACCAATTTTGCTCTGGATGTAGGATATAAAGAACATCTTTCCCATAAGATCTATGCATCGGCAGACTTCTTATTGATGCCGTCAAGGGTAGAGCCATGTGGTTTGAACCAAATGTATTCCATGAGATACGGAACGGTTCCTGTGGTGAGATATACCGGCGGATTGAAAGATACCGTGGAAGATATTTCAACAGGCGGGGCGGGATTAAACTTTACCTATCCGGGAGTAGATGATATTGTTCATGCAATGAATAGGGCACTTGAAATCTATAATCAAAAAGGGGTAATGGGAGATCTGATCCACGCCAATATGAATTTTGATTTTTCATGGGAGAAATCTGCAGAAAAA
- the glgB gene encoding 1,4-alpha-glucan branching protein GlgB yields MNSVKTYTLFTDHDVYLFKEGRHYKLYGKFGAHSVEKDGVKGVYFSVWAPHAKKVSVIGNFNNWNHKDHILFPRWDGSGIWEGFIDGLPWGTLYKYAIETERGEILEKSDPYALSWEQNIQAASLVSTTWYDWNDKEWMENRHERNSLEAPISVYELHLGSWVREEDHPDSFLNYRDIANKLVPYIMEMGFTHVEFMPVMEFPYDPSWGYQITGFYAATSRFGSPQDLMFLIDELHKNKIGVILDWVPAHFPGDANGLYRFDGSYLYEHEDPRKGFHPDWKSHIFNYGRNEVKSFLISNAMFWLDRYHADGLRVDAVTSMLHLDYSRNEGEWEPNVYGENVNLEAKAFLQEFNTAVYKEFGNSIITIAEESSDFPLLTKPVHDGGVGFGMKWMMGWMHDTLDYFKEDFTNRKFHHHKLTFASMYMYNENYMMPLSHDEVVHGKASLIYKMKGDEWQKFANLRTLYVYMYTHPGAKLLFMGDEFGQTSEWNFTQSLDWHLLKYPVHKGLQDLVKELNHLYRSESALYENQFDKAGFEWVEADDLENSVYVYLRKGKKREDVVMVVLNLSPKVMDYRIGIPAGTHWEVVLNSDDKQYSGSGVQPEILDEKYEDWMGHQKSMTVKLPPLAGIILRQKKDKKYKLHRIKHKR; encoded by the coding sequence ATGAATTCTGTTAAAACCTATACGCTTTTCACTGATCATGATGTGTATCTTTTTAAAGAAGGTAGACACTATAAGCTATATGGTAAATTTGGAGCACATTCTGTAGAAAAGGATGGCGTAAAAGGAGTTTATTTTTCAGTTTGGGCGCCTCATGCAAAAAAGGTTTCTGTAATAGGTAATTTCAATAACTGGAATCATAAGGATCATATTTTGTTTCCAAGATGGGACGGATCAGGGATTTGGGAAGGCTTCATTGATGGATTACCCTGGGGTACCTTATATAAATATGCTATTGAGACGGAAAGAGGTGAGATTTTAGAAAAAAGCGACCCTTATGCATTAAGCTGGGAGCAAAATATTCAGGCGGCATCACTGGTTTCTACAACCTGGTATGATTGGAATGATAAGGAATGGATGGAAAATCGCCATGAAAGAAATAGTCTGGAAGCTCCAATTTCTGTTTATGAGCTGCATTTAGGTTCATGGGTAAGAGAAGAAGATCATCCTGATAGCTTTTTGAATTACCGAGACATAGCAAATAAGCTTGTACCTTATATAATGGAAATGGGCTTCACTCATGTAGAGTTTATGCCGGTTATGGAGTTTCCATATGATCCGAGTTGGGGGTATCAGATTACAGGATTTTATGCGGCAACTTCACGTTTTGGATCACCACAAGATTTGATGTTTCTGATTGATGAACTTCATAAAAATAAGATAGGCGTAATTCTGGATTGGGTTCCTGCTCATTTTCCGGGAGATGCCAATGGACTTTACCGTTTTGACGGATCCTATCTGTATGAACATGAAGACCCAAGAAAAGGCTTTCATCCTGACTGGAAATCACACATTTTCAATTATGGAAGAAATGAAGTCAAATCCTTTCTGATTTCCAATGCCATGTTTTGGCTGGACCGTTACCATGCTGATGGATTACGTGTAGACGCGGTAACCTCAATGCTCCATCTGGATTATTCAAGGAACGAAGGAGAATGGGAACCTAATGTATATGGTGAAAATGTAAACCTTGAAGCGAAAGCTTTTCTTCAGGAATTCAATACGGCTGTTTACAAGGAATTTGGAAACAGTATTATAACGATTGCCGAAGAAAGTTCAGATTTCCCATTGCTGACCAAGCCTGTACATGATGGAGGTGTTGGTTTCGGAATGAAATGGATGATGGGCTGGATGCATGATACGCTGGATTATTTTAAGGAAGACTTTACCAACAGGAAGTTCCATCATCATAAACTTACGTTTGCTTCCATGTATATGTATAATGAAAATTATATGATGCCTTTGTCTCACGATGAAGTGGTACACGGGAAAGCAAGTTTAATTTATAAAATGAAAGGGGATGAATGGCAGAAATTTGCCAATCTTCGTACCTTGTATGTATATATGTATACCCATCCGGGAGCAAAGCTGCTTTTCATGGGGGATGAATTTGGACAAACCAGTGAATGGAACTTTACCCAAAGTCTGGATTGGCATTTATTAAAATATCCTGTTCATAAAGGACTACAGGATCTTGTGAAGGAGCTTAATCATTTATACAGATCAGAATCTGCCCTTTATGAAAATCAGTTTGATAAAGCAGGTTTTGAGTGGGTAGAGGCAGATGATCTGGAAAATTCGGTGTATGTATATCTTAGGAAAGGAAAAAAAAGAGAAGATGTTGTGATGGTAGTCCTGAATTTGTCTCCAAAAGTAATGGATTACAGAATAGGGATTCCGGCAGGAACACATTGGGAGGTTGTTTTAAATTCAGATGATAAACAATATAGCGGAAGCGGAGTACAGCCTGAAATATTGGATGAAAAATATGAAGACTGGATGGGACACCAAAAATCCATGACAGTAAAGCTCCCTCCACTGGCCGGTATTATCCTGAGACAGAAGAAAGATAAAAAGTATAAATTACATAGAATTAAACACAAAAGGTAA
- a CDS encoding alpha/beta hydrolase-fold protein, which yields MRFELYTDEKDDRPVFITGNFNNWNPKDYTYQLTQADSCNYFIEIDNQILPEEVEYKFTKGGWENVELDKYGNITPNRKAKKSIEKTSDTVEKWRLNWGPFKKEFFPVAEVISEKFYIPQLDRYRKVWAVLPYDYHTSDKHYPVLYLQDAQNLFNEGSGFGNWEIDKKLSILAEYGRGDVIVIAIEHGSEDRIKEYIFDNDNIANGSEGKKYIRFITDTLKPFVDENYRTKKDRDNTGIGGSSLGALISIYSGFLYPEVYSKLLIFSPSLWVEPNNNFPMMNFRVPFKTKIYLYGGGQEGSKMVKRIHIFEEYLKRWEKKNLFDFEFRTNINPEGTHNEFYWSQEFPRAIEWLFYNNTENPVEVKPQQQSIKN from the coding sequence ATGAGGTTTGAACTTTATACTGATGAAAAAGACGACAGACCAGTATTTATAACTGGAAATTTCAATAATTGGAACCCCAAGGACTATACTTACCAGCTTACACAAGCGGACTCATGCAATTACTTCATAGAAATTGATAATCAAATACTTCCGGAAGAAGTTGAGTATAAATTCACCAAAGGAGGCTGGGAAAATGTTGAACTGGATAAATACGGAAACATTACCCCTAACCGAAAGGCTAAAAAGTCCATAGAAAAAACCTCCGATACTGTAGAAAAGTGGAGATTGAACTGGGGACCATTCAAGAAAGAATTTTTTCCTGTTGCAGAAGTCATTTCTGAAAAATTCTATATTCCACAGCTTGACCGCTATCGTAAAGTTTGGGCAGTACTTCCGTATGATTACCATACATCGGATAAACACTACCCTGTCTTGTATCTTCAGGATGCCCAGAACCTCTTCAACGAAGGAAGTGGCTTCGGAAACTGGGAAATCGACAAAAAACTATCCATCCTTGCGGAATATGGACGAGGTGATGTTATCGTCATTGCTATAGAACATGGAAGCGAAGACAGAATTAAGGAATATATTTTCGATAATGATAATATTGCCAACGGTTCCGAAGGCAAGAAATACATCCGTTTCATTACAGATACCCTAAAACCTTTTGTAGACGAAAATTACCGTACCAAGAAAGATCGCGACAATACTGGAATTGGAGGCAGCTCATTAGGCGCGCTTATCAGTATTTACAGTGGTTTTCTTTACCCCGAGGTTTATTCAAAATTATTAATATTCTCTCCCTCTCTTTGGGTAGAACCTAACAATAATTTCCCAATGATGAACTTCAGGGTTCCTTTTAAAACAAAAATATATTTATACGGTGGCGGACAGGAAGGATCCAAAATGGTAAAAAGAATTCATATTTTCGAGGAATACCTGAAAAGATGGGAGAAAAAGAATCTTTTTGATTTCGAATTCAGAACCAACATCAATCCGGAAGGAACTCACAATGAGTTTTACTGGTCGCAGGAATTCCCAAGGGCCATTGAGTGGCTGTTCTACAACAATACAGAAAATCCTGTGGAGGTAAAACCACAACAACAAAGCATTAAAAACTAA
- a CDS encoding leucyl aminopeptidase family protein, which produces MKLINKKNKNYTQVFHLFTEEEWAKTGKNFNKNIATFFTGKKHEIFVNAHEEGITYFIGLGKSTLQNFEIQQVALKFSQTQKEKLQPAPTLMLADFLNEKQFEEFVKGLLIGTYNYPFERNQPFWNTKFELHFENLSQKKLDHISQKAEALSNGQMACQDWLNKPANFKKPDIFSLYLKNLAKKYELKYTVFNRKKCEELGLGAYLAVNQGSAYDAAFTILEYKTTVKNAKTFGLVGKCVLFDTGGVSLKNSANLHYMKSDMGGATAVLGTLIYAAEMKLPVNITAILPITDNAISEKALLPSDVITAYNGKTIEVLDTDAEGRLILADSLSYLSKNYKTDFLIDLATLTGSSVRMFGDTCGALFSNNEELKNMLIKTGDQTNQRLWNLPLWDVWKDDIQSDVADLKNLSMKPVGDCIIAAKFLEYFIENHPKWAHLDIAGVAFGNVGYAKEKAATGFGVQLLVDLIENYH; this is translated from the coding sequence ATGAAATTAATCAACAAAAAAAATAAAAATTATACTCAGGTTTTCCATTTATTCACTGAAGAAGAATGGGCAAAAACAGGTAAGAACTTCAATAAAAACATTGCCACCTTCTTCACAGGAAAAAAACATGAGATCTTTGTAAATGCTCATGAAGAGGGAATAACTTATTTTATTGGTCTGGGAAAATCTACCTTACAAAATTTTGAGATTCAGCAGGTTGCTCTAAAGTTTTCGCAAACCCAAAAAGAAAAGCTACAGCCCGCTCCTACCTTAATGCTTGCTGATTTTCTTAATGAAAAGCAGTTCGAAGAATTTGTGAAAGGACTACTTATTGGAACTTACAACTATCCTTTTGAAAGGAATCAACCTTTCTGGAATACAAAATTTGAGCTTCACTTCGAGAATTTAAGCCAGAAAAAACTGGATCATATAAGTCAGAAGGCTGAAGCATTAAGTAATGGACAGATGGCCTGTCAGGATTGGCTGAACAAACCTGCCAATTTTAAGAAGCCTGATATCTTCAGTTTGTATCTTAAAAATCTGGCAAAAAAATATGAATTAAAATACACTGTCTTCAACAGAAAAAAATGTGAGGAACTTGGCTTGGGAGCTTACCTTGCTGTTAATCAGGGAAGCGCCTATGATGCCGCATTTACTATTTTAGAATATAAAACTACCGTTAAAAATGCCAAGACATTCGGTTTGGTCGGAAAGTGTGTATTATTTGATACTGGTGGAGTTTCATTAAAAAATTCAGCCAATCTGCATTATATGAAATCTGATATGGGTGGTGCGACAGCTGTTCTTGGAACATTGATTTATGCTGCAGAAATGAAACTTCCGGTTAATATTACTGCCATTCTTCCCATCACGGATAACGCCATTTCTGAAAAAGCCCTGCTTCCAAGTGATGTAATTACAGCTTACAACGGAAAAACAATTGAGGTCCTTGATACGGACGCCGAGGGCAGATTAATTCTTGCCGACAGCCTTTCTTATCTATCCAAAAATTACAAAACAGATTTTCTTATTGATCTTGCTACTTTAACGGGAAGTTCTGTAAGAATGTTTGGAGATACCTGCGGAGCTCTATTTTCCAATAATGAAGAGCTGAAAAATATGCTAATAAAAACGGGAGATCAAACCAACCAGAGACTTTGGAATCTGCCTTTGTGGGACGTCTGGAAAGATGACATCCAATCTGATGTAGCAGATCTGAAAAACCTCTCTATGAAACCTGTTGGTGATTGTATTATTGCTGCAAAATTTTTAGAGTATTTCATTGAAAATCACCCTAAATGGGCGCATTTGGATATAGCAGGTGTAGCCTTTGGAAATGTAGGTTATGCCAAGGAAAAAGCAGCAACCGGATTTGGAGTTCAATTATTGGTGGATTTAATCGAAAATTATCACTAA
- a CDS encoding ATP-grasp domain-containing protein, whose product MEEKIIVCISCYYKGYDFMDEMKKLGNKIILVTSENLKEKNWPWHAIDEVFYMPEIKPSVWNLEHLIQGFSHLMKTRKVDAVVALDDFDVEKAALIRETFRIPGMGQTTHRYFRDKLAMRQKAKDSGISVPEFTAVFNDDIVNDFVDKVPAPWVLKPRSEASASGIKKITTKEQLHEALEFLGEERHLFLLESFKPGDVYHVDSLTFNKEIVFTSASKYLAPPMQVSHEGGVFRSKTLGRYSEEFKALEEINARVLSNFGLLNGATHTEFIRGKEDGKWYFLETSSRVGGAHIPDLVEASSNINIWREWAKIEDALLRNKSYNVLPPTGYYSGLIVALIKEKEPDYSKFESEEVVRFLPIDYHVGIVYKSSDASIIEERLDSAAEMINAEMLNILPPKSSKLRS is encoded by the coding sequence ATGGAGGAGAAAATTATAGTATGTATTTCATGCTATTACAAGGGCTATGACTTCATGGATGAAATGAAGAAGCTCGGTAATAAAATCATATTAGTAACATCAGAAAATCTTAAAGAAAAAAACTGGCCGTGGCATGCCATTGATGAGGTATTTTATATGCCCGAAATCAAGCCATCTGTATGGAACCTTGAACATCTTATTCAGGGGTTTTCACACCTAATGAAAACCAGAAAGGTAGACGCCGTTGTAGCCCTTGATGACTTCGATGTAGAAAAAGCAGCCTTAATCCGGGAGACTTTCCGTATTCCCGGAATGGGGCAAACTACCCACCGCTACTTCAGGGATAAGCTTGCTATGAGACAAAAAGCAAAGGATTCGGGAATTAGTGTTCCAGAATTTACTGCTGTTTTCAATGACGATATCGTTAATGATTTTGTTGATAAAGTACCGGCTCCGTGGGTACTGAAGCCTCGTTCAGAAGCTTCTGCATCAGGAATTAAGAAGATTACGACAAAGGAACAACTTCATGAAGCTCTGGAATTTCTTGGAGAAGAACGTCACCTTTTCTTACTGGAAAGCTTTAAACCCGGAGATGTTTACCATGTAGACAGTCTTACATTCAATAAAGAGATCGTATTTACCTCTGCATCAAAATATCTGGCTCCTCCTATGCAGGTTTCTCATGAGGGCGGTGTCTTCAGATCCAAAACACTGGGGAGATATTCTGAAGAGTTTAAAGCATTAGAGGAAATCAATGCCAGGGTACTTTCCAACTTTGGACTTCTGAATGGTGCAACCCATACAGAGTTTATCCGAGGTAAGGAAGACGGAAAATGGTATTTCCTTGAAACCTCTTCAAGAGTTGGTGGCGCCCACATTCCCGATCTGGTGGAAGCGTCAAGCAATATCAATATATGGAGAGAATGGGCCAAGATTGAGGATGCTCTTTTAAGAAACAAAAGTTATAACGTCTTGCCTCCTACAGGATATTATTCAGGATTGATTGTAGCTTTAATCAAAGAAAAAGAACCCGATTACAGCAAATTTGAAAGTGAAGAAGTGGTAAGATTTCTTCCTATAGACTACCACGTCGGAATTGTTTACAAATCCAGCGATGCTTCAATAATAGAGGAAAGATTGGATAGTGCAGCTGAAATGATCAACGCAGAAATGCTTAACATTCTGCCTCCCAAAAGCAGCAAATTGAGAAGTTAG
- a CDS encoding alpha/beta fold hydrolase — MPHIEHTEYYSNILGISLKVEVTGHYGHPIIMFPTSQGQYTQNHDFHLNGSINWFIEQGKVKLYNIQTIDSWSFYDEKISPQQRIRNYERYVQFLIKEFVPYIQKLHKTHRVAVAGASFGGYHAANFALRFPDVVSHLFCLSGAFSIRNFMDGYSDDLVYFNCPREFVRNDDAWKYKHMHIVLSTSDQDICKDKNIEMAEILRIKGIDFWYDERKWIGHDWPLWRMVFPTFIGAYFS; from the coding sequence ATGCCGCATATAGAACATACAGAGTATTATTCAAATATACTGGGAATAAGCCTTAAGGTAGAAGTAACCGGACATTACGGACATCCCATCATTATGTTTCCTACTTCTCAGGGACAGTATACCCAGAATCATGATTTTCATCTTAATGGAAGTATTAACTGGTTTATAGAACAGGGAAAAGTAAAACTTTATAATATCCAAACTATCGACAGCTGGAGCTTTTATGATGAAAAAATATCGCCACAGCAGAGAATCAGAAATTATGAACGGTATGTACAGTTCCTGATCAAGGAATTTGTCCCTTATATCCAAAAGCTTCATAAAACCCATCGTGTAGCCGTTGCCGGAGCAAGCTTTGGAGGATATCATGCCGCCAATTTTGCGTTGAGGTTTCCGGATGTGGTTTCCCATCTGTTTTGTCTTTCAGGAGCTTTCAGTATAAGAAACTTTATGGATGGTTATTCTGATGATCTGGTTTACTTCAACTGTCCAAGGGAGTTTGTAAGAAATGATGATGCCTGGAAGTACAAGCACATGCACATTGTATTAAGTACCTCCGATCAGGACATTTGCAAAGACAAAAATATTGAAATGGCTGAAATACTAAGGATAAAAGGTATTGATTTCTGGTATGATGAAAGAAAATGGATTGGTCATGACTGGCCGTTGTGGAGAATGGTATTTCCAACATTTATAGGAGCATATTTCTCTTAG
- a CDS encoding ATP-grasp domain-containing protein yields MTKKVGILFGMEDTFPWAFIDKVNELGAGDIVAEPVTIDKLEQGADYGYAVIIDRISQNVPFYRAYLKNAALNGTYVINNPFWWSADEKFFNNALMSKLGIPLPKTVLLPSHERPTDTSETSFRNLKFPHDWEYIFDYVGFPAYMKPHDGGGWKNVYRVENPDDLWNKLGETEQLVMMVQEEIVFDDYYRVYCLGQKYVHIMPYEPRNPHHLRYATTHQTQGEELEKLLKTIHDYTIKMNKALGYDFNTVEFAIRDGIPYAIDFCNPAPDADRNSVGEENFAWIIEHAAKLAIEKAKEYVPGKPNIAWGTFVKDSIK; encoded by the coding sequence ATGACAAAAAAAGTAGGAATCCTATTCGGTATGGAAGACACATTTCCCTGGGCATTTATAGATAAGGTAAATGAACTGGGTGCCGGAGATATTGTGGCTGAACCCGTTACCATTGATAAACTGGAACAAGGTGCAGATTATGGTTATGCAGTAATCATCGACAGAATTTCGCAAAATGTCCCCTTTTATAGAGCTTATCTGAAAAACGCAGCACTTAATGGCACTTATGTAATCAATAATCCATTCTGGTGGAGTGCTGACGAAAAGTTTTTCAATAATGCACTGATGAGCAAGCTCGGAATTCCGCTCCCTAAAACAGTATTGCTGCCATCACATGAAAGACCAACAGACACTTCAGAAACCTCATTCAGGAACTTGAAGTTTCCCCACGACTGGGAATATATTTTTGATTATGTTGGGTTCCCTGCCTATATGAAACCCCATGACGGAGGAGGCTGGAAAAACGTTTACAGAGTAGAGAATCCGGATGATCTTTGGAATAAACTGGGAGAAACAGAACAACTGGTGATGATGGTTCAGGAAGAGATTGTCTTTGATGATTACTACAGAGTATATTGTTTGGGTCAAAAATATGTTCACATCATGCCATATGAACCTAGAAACCCCCACCACCTGAGATATGCAACAACCCATCAAACACAAGGTGAAGAGCTTGAGAAGCTATTGAAAACCATTCATGATTACACTATCAAAATGAATAAAGCCTTAGGATATGATTTCAATACGGTAGAATTTGCCATAAGAGACGGTATTCCTTATGCCATCGATTTCTGCAACCCGGCACCTGATGCAGACAGAAACTCTGTAGGAGAAGAAAATTTCGCATGGATTATAGAACATGCAGCAAAACTTGCCATTGAAAAAGCCAAGGAATATGTTCCGGGAAAACCCAATATCGCTTGGGGAACTTTTGTGAAAGATTCCATAAAATAA
- a CDS encoding carboxylate-amine ligase has translation MHQFTIGIEEEYQIIDVESRDLISHVSKIIEGGKAVLSENLKHEMHESMIEMETGICQNIQEARAELTNLRRHLINTAHEQGLRVSGGGTHPFSHWSDNNITQGERYIKIVDDMGDVARENLIFGLHVHIGIPNREEGVRIQNVMRYFLPHVYALSTNSPFWIGRYTGFKSYRQEIFVKFPRTGIPSYFNSLGEFDSYVDLLIKTGTIDNAKKIWWDLRVHPFYPTIEFRICDMPLRIDETVCLAAIMQSLVAKIYKLHQQNLSFRSYRRLLLNENKWRASKSGIEAHLIDFGKEESVPYPILLKELLEFIDDVVDDLGCRHEVEYAWKILENGTGADRQLQIFKETGDLTKVVDYMISETEYGITHGEPAS, from the coding sequence ATGCATCAATTTACTATTGGAATCGAAGAAGAATATCAGATCATCGATGTGGAAAGCAGAGATCTTATTTCTCATGTTTCAAAAATCATTGAAGGGGGAAAAGCGGTATTAAGTGAAAACCTGAAACACGAGATGCACGAATCCATGATTGAAATGGAAACGGGAATCTGCCAGAATATTCAGGAAGCCAGAGCTGAGCTAACCAATTTAAGAAGACATCTTATTAATACTGCTCATGAACAGGGGTTACGTGTTTCCGGAGGTGGTACCCATCCTTTTTCACATTGGTCTGACAATAATATCACACAAGGGGAAAGATACATCAAAATTGTAGATGATATGGGAGATGTAGCCCGGGAAAATCTTATTTTCGGACTTCACGTACACATTGGAATTCCCAACCGAGAGGAAGGAGTAAGAATACAAAATGTGATGCGCTACTTTCTACCCCACGTCTATGCTCTTTCTACCAATTCACCATTCTGGATAGGAAGATATACAGGATTTAAATCTTATAGACAGGAAATTTTTGTAAAATTTCCCAGAACAGGTATTCCAAGCTACTTCAATTCATTGGGAGAATTTGACAGTTATGTTGATCTTTTGATAAAAACGGGTACCATAGACAATGCCAAGAAAATCTGGTGGGATTTAAGAGTTCATCCTTTTTACCCTACCATTGAATTCAGAATTTGTGATATGCCATTAAGAATTGATGAAACCGTATGTCTTGCTGCCATCATGCAAAGTTTGGTTGCTAAAATTTATAAGCTGCATCAGCAAAATCTAAGTTTCAGAAGCTACAGAAGACTGCTGTTGAACGAAAATAAATGGCGTGCGTCCAAAAGTGGGATTGAAGCCCATCTGATTGATTTCGGAAAAGAAGAATCCGTTCCTTATCCTATTTTATTAAAGGAACTTTTAGAGTTTATTGATGATGTTGTAGACGATTTAGGATGCCGTCATGAAGTAGAATATGCATGGAAAATTCTGGAAAACGGAACAGGTGCAGACAGGCAGCTTCAGATCTTCAAGGAAACAGGAGACCTTACAAAGGTTGTAGATTACATGATCTCAGAAACTGAGTATGGCATAACACATGGCGAACCTGCTTCATAA
- a CDS encoding type 1 glutamine amidotransferase, translating into MKDIRIALLDMNNNHVNQGFRNIKEISEAFQQNSEENVIIKTFDVRFKDEMPEIGDFDIFISSGGPGTPHREGFEWEERFANFLDTVFEHNKYNEDKKYLFLICHSFQLASIHWKLGNICKRKSYSFGVMPVHKTREGKDEFLFKNLPDPFYAVDSRAYQFIEPDHERFEELGMKVMAIEKFRPHINLERAVMAVRFSDEIFGTQFHPEASPEGLIENLKDDKNREAMIENFGMEKYLETMDRIDDEDKIILTRNQILPRFLQFAKKNILKEVESLA; encoded by the coding sequence ATGAAAGATATTCGAATTGCCTTGCTGGACATGAACAACAACCATGTAAATCAAGGCTTTAGAAACATTAAAGAGATTTCCGAAGCGTTTCAGCAGAATTCTGAAGAAAATGTAATCATCAAGACATTTGATGTGAGATTTAAAGACGAAATGCCTGAGATTGGAGACTTTGATATTTTTATTTCTTCAGGCGGGCCAGGAACCCCACACCGAGAAGGTTTTGAGTGGGAAGAAAGGTTTGCTAATTTTTTAGACACCGTTTTTGAACATAATAAATACAACGAAGATAAAAAATACCTTTTCCTGATTTGTCACTCATTCCAACTGGCAAGTATTCATTGGAAGCTAGGAAATATCTGCAAAAGAAAATCCTATTCTTTCGGAGTAATGCCTGTTCACAAAACCAGAGAAGGCAAAGATGAATTTTTGTTTAAAAATCTACCGGATCCTTTTTATGCAGTAGATTCCAGAGCATATCAATTCATTGAACCAGATCACGAACGTTTTGAAGAATTGGGCATGAAGGTTATGGCCATTGAAAAATTCCGTCCTCATATCAATTTGGAGAGAGCGGTAATGGCTGTTCGTTTTTCAGATGAGATATTTGGAACTCAGTTTCATCCGGAAGCAAGCCCAGAGGGATTGATTGAAAATCTGAAAGATGATAAAAACAGAGAAGCCATGATTGAAAATTTCGGAATGGAAAAATATCTTGAAACCATGGACAGAATAGATGATGAAGATAAAATCATCCTGACCAGAAATCAAATTCTTCCAAGATTTCTTCAGTTCGCAAAAAAAAACATTTTGAAAGAAGTTGAATCTTTAGCTTAA